The Oncorhynchus masou masou isolate Uvic2021 chromosome 6, UVic_Omas_1.1, whole genome shotgun sequence genome has a window encoding:
- the LOC135542797 gene encoding protein jagunal homolog 1-B has translation MASRAGPRATGTDGSDFQHRERVASHYQMSVALKSEIRKLNIVHVLIWLLLAAQVTVSQLNLVSHSVVAAPYQWEYPYLLSVIPSLFSFMALPKNNISYLVISMISAGLFCIAPLIYGGMEMFPVAQQLYRHGKAYRFIFGFSAVSVMYLVMVIAVQVHGWQIYYSKKLLDAWFTSTQDKKKK, from the exons ATGGCTTCCCGAGCTGGACCTCGAGCTACTGGCACAGATGGAAGTGACTTTCAGCACCGCGAGAGAGTGGCCTCACACTACCAGATGAG TGTCGCCCTCAAGTCCGAGATCCGTAAGCTGAACATCGTCCATGTTCTAATCTGGCTCCTCTTAGCTGCCCAGGTGACAGTGAGCCAGCTGAACCTAGTGTCCCACAGTGTGGTGGCTGCTCCCTACCAGTGGGAGTACCCCTACCTGCTCAGTGTCATCCCCTCCCTCTTCAGCTTCATGGCCCTGCCCAAAAACAACATCAGCTACCTGGTGATCTCCATGATCAGTGCCGGCCTCTTCTGCATAGCACCGCTCATCTACGGGGGCATGGAGATGTTCCCGGTGGCCCAGCAGCTGTACCGCCACGGCAAGGCCTACCGCTTCATCTTTGGCTTCTCTGCCGTGTCCGTCATGTACCTGGTGATGGTGATCGCGGTGCAGGTGCACGGCTGGCAGATCTACTACAGCAAGAAGCTGCTGGACGCCTGGTTCACCTCCACACAAGACAAGAAGAAGAAATGA